The following proteins are co-located in the Polymorphospora rubra genome:
- a CDS encoding alpha/beta hydrolase: MSGSWDEDILGPSFEQRTIDLGHDDEGPVVATLVRRQAAERTGRAVLYVHGFVDYFFQTHLADFFVRRGWDFYALDLRKYGRSLLPHQTPNFCRSIADYFPELDAAARIVRDEDGNRTLLVNGHSTGGLIAALWTHARSSTDLVDGLFLNSPFFDLNASWVVRRPLAAAVAQLARRAPYRIVPSGLSPVYGQTLHAEHRGEWTYDLQWKPLGGFPVRAAWLAAIRSAQQRVRHGLAIDVPVLLACSTRSFRGTVYHESAALADAVLDVEHMVRWAPRLGRHVTLVRFDGGMHDLTLSGPAVREKVFTEVGRWVTAFVEPAATELSGPPRDGATGKPGPAGE; encoded by the coding sequence ATGAGCGGGAGCTGGGACGAGGACATCCTCGGTCCGTCCTTCGAGCAACGGACCATCGATCTCGGCCACGACGACGAGGGACCGGTCGTCGCCACCCTGGTCCGCCGGCAGGCGGCCGAGCGCACCGGCCGCGCCGTCCTCTACGTGCACGGGTTCGTCGACTACTTCTTCCAGACCCACCTCGCCGACTTCTTCGTCCGGCGTGGCTGGGACTTCTACGCCCTCGACCTGCGCAAGTACGGCCGCAGCCTGCTCCCGCACCAGACCCCGAACTTCTGCCGGTCGATCGCCGACTACTTCCCCGAACTCGACGCCGCCGCCCGGATCGTCCGCGACGAGGACGGCAACCGCACCCTGCTGGTCAACGGCCACTCCACCGGCGGCCTGATCGCCGCCCTGTGGACCCACGCCCGCAGCTCGACGGACCTGGTCGACGGCCTCTTCCTGAACAGCCCCTTCTTCGACCTCAACGCCTCCTGGGTGGTCCGTCGGCCGCTGGCGGCAGCCGTCGCCCAACTGGCCCGTCGGGCCCCGTACCGGATCGTCCCGAGCGGGCTGTCCCCCGTGTACGGGCAGACCCTGCACGCCGAACACCGTGGCGAGTGGACGTACGACCTGCAGTGGAAGCCGCTCGGCGGGTTCCCGGTCCGGGCCGCGTGGCTGGCCGCGATCCGGTCGGCGCAGCAACGGGTCCGGCACGGCCTGGCGATCGACGTACCCGTCCTGCTGGCCTGCTCCACCCGCAGCTTCCGCGGCACGGTCTACCACGAGTCGGCGGCGCTGGCCGACGCCGTCCTCGACGTCGAGCACATGGTGCGTTGGGCGCCCCGCCTCGGCCGCCACGTCACCCTCGTCCGCTTCGACGGCGGCATGCACGACCTCACGCTGAGCGGCCCCGCCGTACGCGAGAAGGTGTTCACGGAGGTCGGCCGGTGGGTCACCGCGTTCGTCGAGCCGGCGGCGACGGAGCTGTCCGGGCCGCCGAGGGACGGGGCGACCGGGAAGCCGGGCCCGGCCGGGGAGTGA
- a CDS encoding thioesterase family protein — translation MPTPPDSYFIRIDENRYRPTELTGGAWASTEQHISPMNGLIVHAIDRYVAGRAPDGMVIGRISVDILGVVGLEDFDLYVETVRPGRTIELVEATVVAKDRPAVRARVWRLAAQDTSAVAGGQGDRLTPPDSLPSWAMSRTWAGGYIGSLDVRPVGAPTPGRTIAWVSTPARLVAGETSSELARFVGLVDTANGIAARQPPTQWLFPNLDLSIHLFRQPEGEWVGLDTTVVFGAHGQGLTSTVLHDLDGPVGHAEQILTVRPARR, via the coding sequence TTGCCCACCCCGCCCGACAGCTACTTCATCCGGATCGACGAGAATCGCTACCGGCCGACCGAGCTGACCGGTGGCGCGTGGGCGTCGACGGAGCAGCACATCAGCCCGATGAACGGTCTGATCGTGCACGCGATCGACCGGTACGTGGCCGGTCGGGCACCGGACGGCATGGTCATCGGGCGGATCAGCGTCGACATCCTCGGGGTCGTCGGGCTGGAGGATTTCGACCTTTACGTGGAGACCGTACGTCCGGGGCGGACGATCGAACTCGTCGAGGCCACCGTGGTCGCCAAGGACCGACCGGCCGTACGCGCCCGGGTCTGGCGGCTCGCCGCGCAGGACACCTCGGCGGTGGCCGGTGGCCAGGGCGACCGGCTCACCCCGCCCGACTCGCTGCCGTCGTGGGCGATGTCGCGGACGTGGGCGGGCGGCTACATCGGCTCGCTGGACGTACGCCCGGTCGGGGCACCCACGCCCGGCCGCACCATTGCGTGGGTGTCGACGCCGGCCCGGCTCGTCGCCGGTGAAACGAGCAGCGAACTGGCCCGGTTCGTCGGGCTGGTCGACACGGCCAACGGGATCGCGGCCCGCCAGCCGCCGACGCAGTGGCTGTTCCCGAACCTGGACCTGTCGATCCACCTGTTCCGGCAGCCGGAAGGGGAGTGGGTCGGGCTGGACACCACCGTCGTCTTCGGCGCCCACGGGCAGGGCCTGACCAGCACCGTCCTGCACGACCTGGACGGCCCGGTCGGCCACGCCGAGCAGATCCTCACCGTCCGTCCGGCGCGGCGCTGA
- a CDS encoding uroporphyrinogen-III synthase, translated as MTGLGPVLAGTRVLVTAQRRADELASALQRRGASVTIAASIGVESHIDEATVLDRTREFIAAPADVVVVTTGIGFRSWLDVAETSELGEELVEALSRSRLIARGPKARGALQAAGLTPDWVAESETSAEIGDFLSAEGIGGQRVVVQHHGAGDDGLEERLTAAGAATTGLVVYRWGAPPDPTAVQHSVRETAAGGYDAVAFTSAPGAAAWLRAVREQEVSAQVVAVGAAGRTVFASVGNVTAEPLRTAGLDPVVPERARLGALVRSIIMRLGDGSDSIATAAGRLRIRATAATLDHRVLPVSPGGLCLLRSLAERPGAVKSREELLADLPGGSSDPHTVEMAVGRLRDIVGREVVQTVVKRGYRLAVPS; from the coding sequence GTGACCGGGCTCGGGCCGGTGCTGGCCGGGACCCGCGTCCTCGTCACGGCGCAGCGCCGCGCCGACGAACTGGCCTCGGCGTTGCAGCGGCGGGGCGCCTCGGTGACGATCGCCGCGTCGATCGGGGTGGAGTCGCACATCGACGAGGCGACGGTCCTCGACCGGACCCGCGAGTTCATCGCCGCCCCGGCGGACGTCGTGGTCGTCACCACCGGCATCGGGTTCCGGAGCTGGCTGGACGTGGCCGAGACCTCCGAACTCGGTGAGGAACTGGTCGAGGCGCTGTCCCGCAGCCGGCTCATCGCGAGAGGGCCGAAGGCCCGGGGCGCCCTCCAGGCGGCGGGGTTGACACCGGACTGGGTCGCCGAGTCGGAGACGTCGGCCGAGATCGGCGACTTCCTGTCCGCCGAGGGCATCGGGGGCCAGCGGGTCGTCGTACAGCATCACGGGGCCGGCGACGACGGGCTGGAGGAGCGGCTGACGGCGGCCGGGGCGGCCACGACCGGGCTGGTCGTCTACCGGTGGGGTGCGCCGCCGGACCCGACCGCGGTGCAGCATTCGGTGCGCGAGACGGCCGCCGGCGGCTACGACGCGGTGGCGTTCACCTCGGCCCCGGGCGCGGCGGCCTGGCTGCGGGCGGTACGCGAGCAGGAGGTTTCGGCGCAGGTCGTCGCGGTCGGCGCGGCCGGGCGTACGGTCTTCGCCTCGGTCGGCAACGTGACCGCCGAACCGCTGCGTACGGCGGGACTGGACCCGGTCGTACCGGAGCGGGCCCGGCTCGGCGCGCTCGTCCGGTCGATCATCATGCGGCTCGGCGACGGCTCCGACAGCATCGCCACCGCGGCCGGCCGGCTTCGGATCAGGGCGACCGCGGCGACCCTGGACCACCGGGTGCTTCCCGTCTCGCCGGGCGGTCTCTGCCTGCTGCGGTCGCTGGCCGAGCGGCCCGGCGCGGTGAAATCCCGCGAGGAGCTGCTCGCCGACCTGCCCGGCGGCTCCAGCGATCCGCACACGGTCGAGATGGCGGTCGGCCGGCTGCGCGACATCGTCGGCCGGGAGGTCGTGCAGACCGTCGTCAAGCGTGGATACCGGCTGGCGGTCCCGTCGTGA
- the nirD gene encoding nitrite reductase small subunit NirD, whose product MSERSGWRRVCAVGDLVPDRGTAALVDGEQVAVFLLAGTGRVHAVAHRDPFSGANVMARGLVGTRGERPTVASPMHKQVFDLTTGECLDDPAVRLRVWPARVTDDWVELAL is encoded by the coding sequence GTGAGTGAGCGGAGCGGTTGGCGGCGGGTGTGCGCGGTCGGTGATCTCGTCCCGGACCGGGGAACGGCGGCGCTGGTCGACGGCGAACAGGTGGCGGTCTTCCTGCTCGCCGGCACCGGCCGGGTGCACGCGGTCGCGCACCGCGACCCGTTCAGCGGCGCGAACGTGATGGCCCGTGGCCTGGTGGGCACCCGGGGCGAGCGGCCGACCGTCGCTTCGCCGATGCACAAGCAGGTCTTCGACCTGACCACCGGCGAGTGCCTGGACGATCCGGCCGTCCGGCTCCGGGTCTGGCCGGCCCGGGTCACCGACGACTGGGTGGAGTTGGCACTGTGA
- the nirB gene encoding nitrite reductase large subunit NirB → MTARKRLVVAGAGMVAQRLVEALVERGADAEWDIAVFGEESRRPYDRVALTSYFADLDPDNLLLGDPGLWTRPGVRLHRDTPVTAIDPARRTVTARGTAHGYDALVLATGSYATVPPVEGSDLPGCFVYRTVDDVAGLRTWVLRRQEQLGRPVRGAVVGGGLLGLEAAGALTALGAATTVVEFADRLMPVQLDQGGGAALRRIVEGLDVTVRTLTATSGVKAGRDGTVARMVFADGDTVGVDVVVFATGVRPRDELARAAGLAVHERGGVVAGSDCRTSDPDVFAVGEVAHVAGRVWGLVGPGYAMAEVVADRLMGGAATFTGADLSTKLKLLGVDVASFGDAFAATAGSLEVVYADPVAGVYKKLVLSDDASTLLGGMLVGDASAYTGLRPMVGGSLGGDPTGWLLPDGVEPPSSAELPDPATVCSCNNVTAGTIRCAVTGQGCTDLAGVKACTKAGTSCGSCVPLVKRLLNAELARAGVEVDNDLCEHFAHSRAQLFDIVRVSGITTFSELLDRHGRGRGCDICRPVAASILASLGHGHVLDGENAALQDTNDHVMANIQKDGTYSVVPRIPGGEITPEGLIAIGEVARDFDLYTKITGGQRIDLFGARIEQLPAIWSRLVDAGFESGHAYGKSLRTVKSCVGQSWCRYGVQDSVGLAIALELRYRGLRSPHKLKLGVSGCARECAEARGKDVGVIATDRGWNLYVGGNGGFTPRHAVLFAEDLSTEDLVQAIDRFLIYYIRTADRLQRTAPWLESVEGGVDAVRAVVFDDSLGIAADLDAAMSAHVGGYEDEWAATLRDPEKLRRFSAFVNAADEPDPDLAYVRERGQKRPATRTERAVLIAGGSLPVRTAVVR, encoded by the coding sequence ATGACGGCAAGGAAGCGGCTCGTCGTGGCCGGAGCGGGCATGGTCGCACAGCGCCTGGTCGAGGCACTGGTCGAACGCGGCGCCGACGCGGAGTGGGACATCGCGGTCTTCGGCGAGGAGAGCCGCCGCCCGTACGACCGGGTGGCCCTGACCTCGTACTTCGCCGATCTGGACCCGGACAACCTGCTGCTCGGCGACCCCGGTCTGTGGACCCGGCCCGGCGTCCGGCTGCACCGCGACACACCGGTGACCGCGATCGACCCCGCCCGGCGTACGGTCACCGCCCGCGGCACCGCGCACGGCTACGACGCCCTCGTGCTCGCCACCGGCTCGTACGCCACGGTTCCCCCGGTCGAGGGCAGCGACCTGCCCGGCTGTTTCGTCTACCGGACCGTCGACGACGTCGCGGGCCTGCGCACCTGGGTGCTGCGCCGGCAGGAGCAGCTCGGCCGGCCGGTGCGCGGCGCGGTGGTCGGCGGCGGCCTGCTGGGGTTGGAGGCCGCCGGGGCGCTCACCGCGCTCGGCGCCGCGACGACCGTCGTCGAGTTCGCCGACCGGCTCATGCCGGTGCAGCTCGACCAGGGCGGCGGTGCCGCACTACGGCGCATCGTCGAAGGGCTCGACGTGACGGTCCGCACCTTGACCGCGACGTCGGGCGTGAAGGCCGGCCGGGACGGCACCGTCGCCCGGATGGTCTTCGCCGACGGCGACACCGTCGGGGTCGACGTGGTCGTCTTCGCCACCGGCGTACGGCCCCGCGACGAGCTGGCCCGCGCCGCCGGACTCGCCGTCCACGAGCGGGGCGGAGTCGTCGCCGGATCCGACTGCCGCACCAGCGACCCCGACGTCTTCGCCGTCGGCGAGGTCGCCCACGTCGCCGGCCGGGTCTGGGGCCTGGTCGGACCCGGGTACGCGATGGCCGAGGTCGTCGCCGACCGGCTGATGGGCGGCGCCGCCACCTTCACCGGCGCCGACCTCTCCACGAAGCTGAAACTCCTCGGCGTCGACGTCGCCAGCTTCGGCGACGCGTTCGCCGCCACCGCCGGCAGCCTGGAGGTCGTGTACGCCGACCCGGTCGCCGGCGTCTACAAGAAGCTCGTCCTCAGCGACGACGCGTCGACCCTGCTCGGCGGGATGCTGGTCGGCGACGCGTCGGCGTACACGGGCCTGCGGCCGATGGTCGGCGGCTCGCTGGGCGGCGACCCGACCGGCTGGCTGCTGCCGGACGGGGTCGAGCCGCCCTCGTCGGCGGAGCTGCCGGACCCGGCCACCGTCTGCTCCTGCAACAACGTCACCGCCGGCACGATCCGCTGCGCGGTGACCGGGCAGGGGTGCACCGACCTCGCCGGGGTGAAGGCTTGCACGAAGGCCGGCACCAGCTGCGGGTCCTGCGTGCCGCTGGTCAAGCGGCTGCTGAACGCCGAACTGGCCCGGGCCGGCGTCGAGGTGGACAACGACCTGTGCGAACACTTCGCCCACAGCCGGGCGCAGCTGTTCGACATCGTGCGGGTCAGCGGCATCACCACCTTCAGTGAACTGCTCGACCGGCACGGCCGGGGCCGCGGCTGCGACATCTGCCGGCCGGTCGCGGCCTCGATCCTGGCCTCGCTCGGGCACGGGCACGTGCTCGACGGCGAGAACGCCGCGCTGCAGGACACCAACGACCACGTGATGGCGAACATCCAGAAGGACGGCACCTATTCGGTCGTGCCCCGGATCCCGGGCGGGGAGATCACCCCGGAGGGCCTGATCGCGATCGGTGAGGTGGCCCGCGACTTCGACCTCTACACCAAGATCACCGGCGGGCAGCGGATCGACCTGTTCGGGGCGCGGATCGAGCAACTGCCGGCGATCTGGTCCCGGCTCGTCGACGCCGGTTTCGAGTCCGGCCACGCGTACGGCAAATCGCTGCGCACGGTCAAGTCCTGCGTCGGCCAGAGCTGGTGCCGGTACGGCGTACAGGACTCCGTCGGCCTCGCGATCGCGCTCGAACTGCGCTACCGGGGGCTGCGCTCCCCGCACAAGCTCAAGCTCGGCGTCTCCGGCTGCGCCCGCGAGTGCGCGGAGGCGCGCGGCAAGGACGTCGGCGTCATCGCCACCGACCGGGGCTGGAACCTCTACGTCGGCGGCAACGGCGGCTTCACACCCCGGCACGCCGTCCTGTTCGCCGAGGACCTGTCGACCGAAGACCTGGTCCAGGCCATCGACCGCTTCCTGATCTACTACATCCGTACCGCCGACCGGCTGCAACGGACCGCACCCTGGCTGGAGTCGGTCGAGGGCGGGGTCGACGCCGTACGCGCCGTCGTCTTCGACGACAGCCTCGGCATCGCCGCCGATCTCGACGCGGCGATGAGCGCCCACGTCGGCGGCTACGAGGACGAGTGGGCGGCGACCCTGCGGGACCCGGAGAAGCTGCGTCGCTTCAGCGCGTTCGTCAACGCCGCCGACGAGCCCGACCCGGATCTGGCGTACGTACGCGAACGGGGTCAGAAGCGGCCCGCGACCCGGACCGAACGCGCGGTCCTGATCGCCGGCGGCTCGCTGCCGGTCCGGACGGCGGTCGTCCGGTGA
- a CDS encoding FAD-dependent oxidoreductase — MRIVIVGAGMVGHRLADELVRAAGAGASRAADNRAGEDLRVILLGDEAHEPYNRVMLSELLAGRIDLAGIELPRLDPDRVRVHLDAPVRAIDPARREVVTDTDRIGYDHLVLCTGARPRIPDVPGLRDGLPGGAYAVRRVDDVRDISAAALNARHAIVVGAGPLGVEVACALRHRGTAVSLLAPESAMLNRDLDEPVGEIVARTAGDLGIGFVSDAELVAVEADGGHVTAVRLADGRRVDCDLLVLACGAVPDTDLAARAGLPTDRGIVVDAQLRTGDPHVSAIGDCAQTPDGVSGLIAPGWAQARALARRLLRGEPVGPIPIEGAAMRLKAVGMSVVTMGVRASTARDADRVLVVDDRRARRHVEVVVRAGTLVGLTCVGAPEMAARLASQYDRPGIVPPDPLALLLADAPREANPSPTTMPSATTVCRCNGVTKGDLVHAWSDGCTSVDALVADTRATSGCGGCRELVCGIARWLERSDPPLTASRLAA; from the coding sequence GTGAGGATCGTGATCGTCGGTGCCGGCATGGTCGGCCACCGGCTCGCCGACGAACTCGTCCGTGCCGCCGGTGCCGGTGCCTCCCGGGCCGCTGATAACCGGGCCGGTGAAGACCTGCGGGTGATCCTGCTCGGCGACGAGGCGCACGAGCCGTACAACCGGGTCATGCTGTCGGAACTCCTCGCCGGCCGGATCGACCTGGCCGGGATCGAGCTGCCCCGGCTCGACCCGGACCGGGTCCGGGTACACCTCGACGCACCCGTCCGCGCCATCGACCCGGCCCGCCGCGAGGTCGTCACCGACACCGACCGGATCGGGTACGACCACCTGGTCCTGTGCACCGGCGCCCGCCCCCGGATACCGGACGTGCCGGGACTGCGTGACGGCCTGCCCGGCGGGGCGTACGCCGTGCGGCGGGTCGACGACGTCCGGGACATCTCGGCCGCCGCGCTCAACGCCCGGCACGCGATCGTCGTCGGGGCCGGACCACTCGGCGTCGAGGTCGCCTGCGCGCTGCGGCACCGCGGCACCGCCGTCAGCCTGCTGGCCCCGGAGTCCGCGATGCTGAACCGCGACCTCGACGAGCCGGTCGGCGAGATCGTCGCCCGCACCGCCGGCGACCTCGGCATCGGCTTCGTCAGCGACGCCGAACTCGTCGCGGTCGAGGCCGACGGCGGCCACGTCACCGCCGTACGGCTGGCCGACGGCCGGCGGGTCGACTGCGACCTGCTCGTCCTGGCCTGCGGCGCCGTCCCCGACACCGACCTCGCCGCCCGCGCCGGGCTGCCGACCGACCGGGGGATCGTCGTCGACGCGCAGTTGCGTACCGGCGACCCGCACGTGTCCGCGATCGGCGACTGCGCGCAGACCCCGGACGGGGTCAGCGGGCTGATCGCGCCGGGCTGGGCCCAGGCCCGCGCGCTCGCCCGGCGGCTGCTGCGCGGCGAGCCGGTCGGGCCCATCCCGATCGAGGGCGCGGCAATGCGGCTCAAGGCGGTCGGGATGAGCGTGGTGACGATGGGCGTACGCGCCTCGACGGCCCGCGACGCCGACCGGGTGCTGGTGGTCGACGACCGCCGCGCCCGCCGCCACGTCGAGGTGGTCGTCCGCGCCGGCACCCTGGTCGGGCTGACCTGCGTCGGCGCACCGGAAATGGCGGCGCGGCTGGCCAGCCAGTACGACCGCCCCGGCATCGTGCCGCCCGACCCGCTGGCGCTCCTGCTCGCCGACGCCCCGCGCGAGGCCAACCCGTCGCCGACGACGATGCCCTCCGCCACCACCGTCTGCCGCTGCAACGGCGTCACCAAGGGCGACCTCGTCCACGCCTGGTCGGACGGGTGCACGTCGGTCGACGCGCTGGTGGCGGATACCCGGGCCACCAGCGGCTGTGGCGGCTGCCGCGAGCTGGTGTGCGGGATCGCGCGGTGGCTGGAGCGGTCCGATCCGCCCCTCACAGCCAGCCGGCTCGCCGCGTGA
- a CDS encoding molybdopterin oxidoreductase family protein, producing the protein MQCAQRLHGEPLAAEPRAFPTNNGGMCQKGWTSTELLRVPDRLTTPLRRTGSGFEPVGWNEALDDIAARVGALRAAHGPDAVAVFGGGGLTNEKAYQLGKFARLALRTRLIDYNGRFCMSSAAAAGNRALGVDRGLPFPLTDLRDADAVLLLGSNLADTMPPAVQHLGPVRERGGLVVVDPRRSATARLTDDGAGEHLQPRPGTDLVLLLGLLHILLGSGLADLAYLRDRVDGLDEVRRGVAEWWPERVADVTGVAEPRLRQVAALLAAAAAHRGGRGVFVLTGRGVEQHVDGTDTVTAAINIALALGAVGAGRGGYGAITGQGNGQGGREHGQKSDQLPGYRMIDDPAARAHVAAVWGVDADLIPGRGVPAVELLSMLGAPGGPRALFVHGSNVVVSAPDAAAVRRRIEALDLVVVCDLVPSETARLAHYVLPVTQWAEEEGTMTNLEGRVLRRRRAVDPPPGVRSELEIFAGLAGRLAAPGTWSTEPREVFDELRRASAGGRADYAGISYARLDAGEALFWPCPDETHPGTPRLFQESFPTPTGRARMVPVRAVGPADDVRADAPVYLVTGRLLAHYQSGAQTRRVARLNDSQPHAYVEIHPNLADRLGIDAAVDLRLTSARGSMVAPARISPDIRPDTVFVPFHFADAGMVNALTNDATDPVSGMPEFKVCAVRVEVADGATGEVPR; encoded by the coding sequence CTGCAGTGCGCCCAGCGGCTGCACGGGGAGCCGCTGGCCGCCGAACCCCGGGCGTTTCCGACCAACAACGGCGGGATGTGCCAGAAGGGCTGGACGAGCACCGAACTGCTGCGGGTGCCGGACCGGCTCACGACACCGCTGCGGCGCACCGGGTCGGGGTTCGAGCCGGTCGGCTGGAACGAGGCGCTCGACGACATCGCCGCCCGGGTCGGCGCGCTGCGCGCGGCGCACGGCCCGGACGCGGTCGCCGTCTTCGGCGGTGGCGGGCTGACCAACGAGAAGGCGTACCAGCTCGGCAAGTTCGCCCGGCTGGCGTTGCGGACCCGGCTCATCGACTACAACGGACGGTTCTGCATGTCGTCGGCGGCGGCGGCCGGGAACCGGGCGCTCGGTGTCGACCGTGGACTGCCGTTCCCGCTGACCGACCTGCGCGACGCCGACGCCGTCCTGCTGCTCGGCAGCAACCTGGCCGACACGATGCCGCCCGCCGTCCAGCACCTCGGCCCGGTCCGCGAACGGGGCGGCCTCGTCGTCGTCGACCCGCGCCGCTCGGCCACCGCCCGGCTGACCGACGACGGGGCCGGCGAGCACCTGCAACCCCGGCCCGGCACTGACCTGGTCCTGCTGCTCGGGCTGCTGCACATCCTGCTGGGTAGCGGGCTCGCCGACCTGGCGTACCTGCGGGACCGGGTCGACGGCCTGGACGAGGTGCGGCGCGGCGTCGCCGAGTGGTGGCCGGAGCGGGTCGCGGACGTCACCGGCGTCGCCGAGCCGCGACTGCGCCAGGTCGCGGCGCTGCTCGCCGCCGCCGCCGCGCACCGGGGCGGTCGCGGCGTCTTCGTGCTCACCGGGCGCGGTGTCGAGCAGCACGTCGACGGCACCGACACGGTCACCGCCGCCATCAACATCGCGCTGGCGCTGGGCGCCGTCGGGGCCGGACGGGGCGGGTACGGCGCGATCACCGGCCAGGGCAACGGGCAGGGGGGCCGTGAGCACGGCCAGAAGTCCGACCAGCTGCCCGGCTACCGGATGATCGACGACCCGGCGGCCCGCGCCCACGTGGCCGCGGTGTGGGGTGTCGACGCCGACCTGATTCCGGGCAGGGGCGTGCCGGCCGTGGAACTGCTGTCGATGCTCGGCGCTCCCGGTGGGCCCCGGGCGCTCTTCGTGCACGGCAGCAACGTCGTCGTCAGTGCGCCGGACGCCGCGGCGGTCCGCCGCCGGATCGAGGCACTCGACCTGGTCGTGGTCTGCGACCTGGTGCCGTCGGAGACGGCCCGGCTCGCCCACTACGTCCTGCCGGTCACCCAGTGGGCGGAGGAGGAGGGCACCATGACCAACCTCGAAGGGCGGGTGCTGCGCCGGCGCAGGGCCGTCGACCCGCCACCCGGCGTACGCTCCGAACTGGAGATCTTCGCCGGGCTGGCCGGCCGGCTGGCCGCGCCCGGAACGTGGTCGACCGAACCCCGCGAGGTCTTCGACGAGCTGCGCCGGGCCAGCGCCGGCGGGCGGGCCGACTACGCGGGCATCAGCTACGCCCGGCTCGACGCGGGGGAGGCGCTCTTCTGGCCCTGCCCCGACGAGACCCACCCGGGCACTCCGCGCCTGTTCCAGGAGTCCTTTCCGACCCCGACCGGCCGGGCCCGGATGGTGCCGGTACGCGCCGTCGGCCCCGCCGACGACGTACGGGCCGACGCCCCCGTCTATCTCGTCACCGGCCGGCTGCTCGCGCACTACCAGTCCGGCGCGCAGACCCGTCGGGTCGCCCGGCTCAACGACTCCCAACCCCACGCGTACGTCGAGATCCATCCCAACCTCGCCGACCGGCTCGGGATCGACGCGGCGGTGGACCTGCGGCTCACCTCGGCCCGGGGCTCGATGGTGGCGCCGGCCCGGATCAGCCCCGACATCCGGCCCGACACCGTCTTCGTCCCGTTCCACTTCGCCGACGCCGGCATGGTCAACGCCCTGACCAACGACGCGACCGACCCGGTCTCGGGGATGCCGGAGTTCAAGGTCTGCGCCGTCCGGGTCGAGGTCGCCGACGGCGCGACGGGGGAGGTGCCGCGGTGA
- a CDS encoding MFS transporter — protein sequence MANPTAVRPDATDRTPSRRTGRWIDHWEPEDPAFWASTGKRVARRNLILSIFAEHLGFSVWVIWSIVAVNLNSVGFAFTESQLFWLVAIPNLVGATLRLPYTFAVPKFGGRNWTIVSALVLVVPCVALAFAVSDPGTSFGTMLFVAALAGVGGGNFASSMTNISYFYPEKDKGWALGLNAAGGNIGVAVVQAPFVVSAVVTAGAGIHLARAGWMWVPLALLSAFLAWRYMDNLAVARTDFGSSVVAAKRLHTWVMSFLYIGTFGSFIGYAAAFPLLIKGQFPEVNVTTYAFLGALVGSLVRPIGGRLADRVGGGVVTAASFLAMGLGVLGVVGALRVGSFALFLACFMVLFLATGVGNGSTYRMIPAIFRHGVDPADAAATATMKRQAAAAIGIISAVGAYGGFLVPRTYGWSTSAFGSIEPALFVYVGIYVVMIVVTWWFYLRRSTEMAKAGV from the coding sequence ATGGCCAATCCGACAGCCGTCCGCCCCGACGCGACCGACCGCACCCCGTCCCGCCGTACCGGCCGGTGGATCGACCACTGGGAGCCGGAAGATCCAGCATTCTGGGCGTCGACCGGCAAGCGGGTCGCCCGCCGCAACCTCATCCTGTCGATCTTCGCCGAGCATCTGGGCTTCTCCGTCTGGGTGATCTGGAGCATCGTCGCGGTCAACCTGAACAGCGTCGGGTTCGCGTTCACCGAGAGCCAACTGTTCTGGCTGGTCGCGATCCCGAACCTGGTCGGGGCGACGCTGCGGCTGCCGTACACGTTCGCGGTACCGAAGTTCGGCGGCCGGAACTGGACGATCGTGTCCGCGCTGGTCCTGGTGGTGCCGTGTGTCGCGCTGGCGTTCGCGGTCTCCGACCCGGGTACGTCGTTCGGGACGATGCTGTTCGTCGCGGCGCTGGCCGGCGTCGGTGGCGGCAACTTCGCCTCGTCGATGACGAACATCTCGTACTTCTATCCGGAGAAGGACAAGGGCTGGGCGCTCGGCCTGAACGCGGCCGGCGGCAACATCGGGGTGGCGGTGGTGCAGGCACCGTTCGTGGTGTCGGCGGTCGTCACCGCCGGGGCCGGCATCCACCTGGCCCGGGCCGGCTGGATGTGGGTGCCGCTCGCGCTGCTGTCCGCCTTCCTGGCCTGGCGCTACATGGACAACCTGGCGGTGGCCCGGACCGACTTCGGCTCCAGTGTCGTTGCGGCGAAACGGCTGCACACTTGGGTGATGTCGTTCCTCTACATCGGCACGTTCGGCTCGTTCATCGGCTACGCGGCCGCGTTCCCGCTGCTGATCAAGGGGCAGTTCCCGGAGGTGAACGTGACGACGTACGCGTTCCTGGGCGCCCTGGTCGGTTCGCTGGTGCGGCCGATCGGTGGCCGGCTCGCCGACCGGGTCGGCGGCGGGGTGGTGACTGCGGCCAGCTTCCTGGCGATGGGGCTCGGCGTGCTCGGTGTGGTGGGCGCGCTGCGGGTGGGCAGCTTCGCGCTGTTCCTGGCCTGCTTCATGGTGCTGTTCCTGGCGACCGGGGTCGGCAACGGGTCGACGTACCGGATGATCCCGGCGATCTTCCGGCACGGCGTCGACCCGGCCGACGCCGCCGCGACCGCGACGATGAAGCGGCAGGCCGCGGCCGCGATCGGGATCATCTCGGCGGTCGGCGCGTACGGCGGGTTCCTGGTGCCGCGGACGTACGGGTGGTCGACGTCGGCGTTCGGTTCGATCGAGCCGGCCCTGTTCGTCTACGTCGGCATCTACGTGGTGATGATCGTTGTCACCTGGTGGTTCTACCTGCGTCGGAGCACCGAGATGGCGAAGGCGGGCGTGTGA